A window of Canis lupus familiaris isolate Mischka breed German Shepherd chromosome 12, alternate assembly UU_Cfam_GSD_1.0, whole genome shotgun sequence genomic DNA:
cagaaagagagacagaaacagagagagagagagagagagtcccaagcagattctgAATTGATTGTGGccactcagggcctgatcctgaaatcctgaaattaatgaaattatgacctgagctgaaaccaagagttggtgattaactgactgtgccacccaggtgcccctaattggCTGGTTTTAGTAGAGATATTATCCTAGATGCATCCAgttgggcccaatgtaatcacaagtaGTCCTTAAAAGTATAAGTTGGTGGCAGAAGAAGAGTCAGGTCAAAATGATGTGATGTGAAAAAGACTCAACTGACTATTGATGGTTTTGAAGATGAAACAGGGTCACCAGCCAAGTGGTGGACAGCCTCTAAGAGCTGGATTCTCAACTCGAGCCACCAGAAAAAATacagtcctgccaacaccttgattttagcccagtgacaCTAATATCAAAATATCTGACTCCCAcaactgttaagaaaataaatttgtatttttaaatccaCTCAGTGTGTCATGATTTGTTACAATAATACAACTATTTTCATAGCgttattttccatttatcttgGCAAGTGTGAACTATCTGTTCATAtccttttaacatttcattaGTTATGTAGACGTTTTTCTGGATatttaagttctttgtatattgaaGAAACTGGCTTTTTGTCATATGTAGtaataatttttacaattttatgttttgaatttgttttagcatattatgctaaataaatgaagttgtatttaaaagaaaaatgattaaaccTTTCTTTTATAGTTACTAGAGTTGTGTGACTATTTACATGCTTAAAATATAttccctagggatccctgggtggcgcagcggtttggcgcctgcctttggcccagggcgcgatcctggagacccgggatcgaatcccacgttgggattcggtgcatggagcctgcttctcccactgcctgtgtctctgcctccctctctctcccttctctgggactatcataaataactaaaaaaaaaaaaaaaaaaaaaagtatattccctatttgtagattttattaaaactttacaTGTTCGAAAGACTGCCATCTATGGAAAGACACACAACTGTACTATTTCTGGGGAGTTTCTTAGTGTTCAGGCCTTCAGTTCCCATGCAGGATAACTGACAACACCTCGTCATATTTTAGCAGTGGTGGCTAAACAGGAATAAACCCAGAGAAGAATGTAATTTCTCCTTTAACTCTCAAAATCATAAGAACATAATGATATCAAATAGAactttaaacatacaaaaaaatggcttcaaaactttatttaagaggtactgggtggctcagtcggttaaacatctgacccttgatttcagctcaagtcattatctcagggttgtaagattaaGCCCCTTGTCGGGTCTGagttgggcgtggagcctgcttcagattctctctctttctctctcctcaacTCTCacttccccttaaaaaaaaaaaaaaaaaaaaaacacttatttaaaTTGTCAGCATTGTCTAATAGCGCTAAGATTCATATTGTCTTTAGTTTGAtctaataatttcaaaaataattaatcaCGGCAAATTCTTCCTGAgagcaaaacacagaaaaaagtgtttgctatttaaaatgtatttaacataATTATATCGAAAGAGGAAATATGTAAAATTACTGTTAGTACAATATAAAATTCTCATTTACTgttcaagataaaaataaatatcaaaacaaaaaattatacaaGAACCAATCTGAAAACAATAATCCCAAgtttaactcttctttttttagtataaCGTTATTCAATAAAATGAGAATCATATCCTAATAACAAATgcaataatatttaacattttaaaacacaagtgAATTAATTCACTATTGACATAATAGTGGGATTTTAAAAGATCTTGTTTTCACATTGTCACAATTTTTCTCACTAAAGGAATACATTTTCAGTCtcacaattttgtattttttagctGTTCCATATTCATTGATAAGGTTCTTTAGATCACAGCATTCTCACGTAATGGATGTTCACAGCATTGCGGTGTGTTAGGCAGGACTTGTACTCCAGGGCATTCCAAGCTACTGTTTCTCTGTATTTAGGGTGGGTAATTTTGAAGACCTGTACTCTCATTGATAGATTCTGATTCTCCTTTCCCATGTCAGCCCTAGTGGAGGTTGTTCTGATTACAGAGAACACATAAGCTGTCCTGATCTTCCACTCGAGAGCCCAATGCTGGATGGGAATTAAATTATGCTTTAGGCCAATATGCCAAATCAGTAACTATCAGAAACCCTggatttcttgccttttcttcctttcctcatctGAAATTCTAAACTTCTacccctctttttaaaaactcataaaatatcTTCTGTCAGTTCTACTATGATCATGTTTGTTTATCTCTGactttagtttgtttttctttaatccatCCTTCTCACCATTCTTGTTCTTAGTATATTACCCTCATGCCAAAAATTattccaattaaaatatatattattctgtGATTTGGTCCCaccttatttttcagttttatctgcCTCCAGTGCCTTAATATATGTTCAATATATGTTCTAACTACATCTTAgtgtatttttttcagtatttcatgCTGCATGCCTTTCATATGCTAGGTTTCCCTAAAGTGCACTTTTACCTTAAAATATCCCTTTCTTCCTGTAAGACACAAAAGAACTTAAGTTCTAAACTTACTGTCTCTAAATTTCTTTTGGGATTCTCTGAGACATAATCAATTGTATcaatattatacatatatctaACTAAAGAAAGAATACCAAATATCTCTAATGCTACAAAAGGACACAAAGTGAAAGTACTTATTCATATCCTCCTCCAACCCAATACCACTTCATTCATAAGAGGCAACCACTGTATGTTCCATTTTGTGCAAATATATATCTAGATTATACGgacatataatttaattttctttatcagtttttaaacaagtgaatttgaattaaaaaggaaaatgctagCTTCTGTAGTAGATATACCTTGAAATCTCAGTAGCTTAGCAACACAAAAGCTTACTTCTTGTTCATATAAAGTTCAATCACCATAGGTGGAAAGGAAAATTGTTTCCTGTAGTCATTCAGTGACTTTCAGAGTCTCAGGTGACATAGTCTTCACCGTTCTCACCATGTGGTTTCTGAGGTTACCTTGTGTGTCCACATGCACATATCTGAATAACTAACAAGGtaagaaatggaggaaagatgGAGCATGGAAAATCTTACTCCATTccatttcattggccaaaactTAGTCACGTGCCCAAATTCATTGCAAAAAAGGATGGGAAGTAATTTAGCATTGTGCTGAGGAAGGTAGGAAAATTAATTTGGTGAATCCAGCCAGCCTCTGTCATGGAAATCATGCTATAAATACTATCATTTAATGGAACTAAAGCAAAAGGGAATTTGCATGCTTTTCCCCTCACAAAATATCTTGGGGATAGTTTATGGTcattacatgtaaaataaagCTCAGAAATTTTAATAAGGTAAGTTCTTAGTATAAATGCATTacaaagggcagcccgggtggctcagcggtttagcgccaccttcagcccagggtatgatcctggagacccggtatctagtcccatgtcaggctccctgcatggagcctgcttctccctctgcctgtgtctctgcctctctctcactctctcactctctgtgcctctcatgaataaataaataaaatctttaaaacatatataaatgtatcacaaAGTATTTAATCATTTACCTACTGAtataaatttattcatatattttcaatataatttttcaaattataagtATGACAGCAAATTCACTGTATAAATATCTATGAATATATCTGAAGAATAACTACCTAGAGGTAAAACTCATTGGGTGAAATAAGTATgccaaatttgtattttatttttttcttataattttaaaaatatattttatttatttatttatttatttatttatttatttatttatttatttatattatagagagacagagcacaaacaggaggaagggcagagagagaatcagactccctgctgagcagagagcctgacatggggctcaatcccaggaccttgagatcatgacgtgagccaaaagcagacgcttaacgaattgagctactcaggcacctcctaaatttgtattttactaTACAGTCCATAAAAGACTGTAGAAAAGTAAGCTCCTCCGATTGTTCTTGGTTACTAATTTCTCTAATGCCTCACCAAAATTGAATATCATATTCATTTAGTTGGTtatgtatcttatgaataaacattataaaaattataatctcactgttttatatctattttgaattataattttatttatttattttttaaaagatttatttatttatttatgatagacatagagagagagagagagagaggcagagacacaggaggagggagaagcaggctccatgcggggtacctgatgtgggactcgatcctgagatccaggatcacgccctggaccaaaggcaggcgctaaactgctgatccacccagggatcccccaaattataattttaaatttagcatTTGTCTTTTATACTTTATCTATGTTAAATCACTAGAATATATACTTTTCTCACCTTTTcaattgggttattttttttactttaatttttaggaGATATTTATATATGACAGATTTTGTCCTACTTTATGTCTTTTCAAATaagacttcctctttttttctgagcattttgcatgttttccattttccttcttctattgTTCCTGTTGAAAATTAATTCATTACATGTAATTATCCTTCTAATGTAGGAAACTTGTCTTCCTTGGATACCTTTAAAAAGTTCATCATCAgggatttttctctctgttttggtattttaataattaaaaactttttctctACTTTAGCCTGTATTTTATGTCTGTCTTATAGTTGGAATGTTTTTTCAGCAGCTACATTACTCAAAATGGaagtcatcatttttttctttaatctcccAGAAACTTCTCAAAATACATGCCTATTAaaagaacactttattttttcaaaagtaatatatatgaatgtagcatgtgaatgtgtatgtgtgtatatatctttgtttttatagttttccataCATTATAAATGGGAATGGACTTAGATATGGGTGTACAGCTTGCAAGTTTTAGAAAGTgcttaatattattttgtatatatatatatagaatacttAATTGTTATTCTATGATTATCTCTCTTTTTAGGACTTAAAACCTTAAAGcaacttcatttatttacttacttaggTAATCAGTAATTCAATAGTTCTGACATATAGTAATTGCTAAGGatgtatttttcaactttataaaTTTTCTAAACCATAGATATATTTTGAGGTGTGtcatacaaagaaacaaatcattttaaaatatgaaatcgAATGGATACTTAGGGAAATTAAACTCTATATCATGGATCCTTAAAGAAATCTACTAATTCACAATCTAATCCttatattatttagatttttgagatcaaattaaattttaaatgatataaaaacagcatttttgaaatttttggttATATTTAGATTTAGAAATCATTGAAGTTTGAGTACCTTTCTGCTATggataataaacataaatatggaACATATTTAATAAGTGTTTTATGTCAAATGTAAACATGtattataataattacatttcGTTTATGGAGAGATACTACtctggaatacttccaaattggCATGAAAACTTCCAGGAAAGAAGACTATTCCAAAATATCAGCCAGGATTAAAAAAGTATGATTACTTATTACCTGGAAAGTGTATCCAAATTAGAGACAGACAAATTAACAATCAAGGTGTCATGATTAAAATCACATACTTAGCTCTAGTCATAAGAATTTGTGTACtggcaaaaataaatgcaaatctgTTTTCCAGTCTTACAAGGAGAGAGGAACTTTCTGATGTTCATATGAGCTCCAGAGTATTTCACAGAAATGATTCTTTTAAGGAATCTAGATCCAGACATTACCAGCcagaatttgaaaaacaaaaatggttcAAGAGAAAGGACATGTCAATCAATCTAGAATTCATTGcacatcattcattcacttatttattcaacttAAAAGGACTTATGGagggctgcctggatggctcagttggttaagcatccaactctcgagTTTggttcaagtcttgatctcaaggttgttagatcgagctctgcatcaggttctgtgctggtTTGTAGAggctgcttaagaatctctctctcctctccctttgcccctctcttttGCTCGtactctttttctcaaaaaaacaaaactaaattaaaataaaaggacttaTGGATGTCTCTCCATGCACCAAAACTCACTAATCAAGACAATATTCTGAGCAGTAGAACCTAGGCCCTCCTATTTATGAGCTTCTGTTTTGTgggttgagaaaaaaaaaataggcaattgCAAGACTGCATAATGCACGGAGTGCCAACTGTAAACTGAGCACTACTCTAAATGTCTCAAATGTACTAAcataatttaattctcacaataatatAAAAccatgactatttttattttcctaaacttacagatgagaaaatagaggtATACATCTGATAAACTTGCTCAATGTCATAAGGCAAATATATGGTGTAAATCTATTTGAACCCATATAGTTTGAACCCTGAATTAAagcttttcagaatttttatattcctgGCAGGGGACTAGAGGGGATGGATGGATATACTAATGACAGAATTGCGGATAGATGCTAGGATAAGAGAATAGAGCAAAAATTATATAGAAGACTTCTTCAAGAGGTTATGGCTGAGTCTTAAAAGACCAGAAGAAGCTGGCTAGAGAAGAAAGGTGGACAAATAAGTGTAtgatgtggggaggggaggaaccCTGTCAAAAGATGTTGCATGTCCAAAGactcaaaagaaagagagaacatgtgaggAGAATTGGAAATGGTTTGGCATGGAGAAGgctatagtgtgtgtgtgtgtgtgtgtgtgtgtgtgtgtgtgtacataccaaTAGGTGAGTCTTGGGAGACAGGCTGAGGCTGGATCATGAGAAGATTTGGTGACCATATTTAAAGGCAATGTGGAGACATGTAGGTTTTAAGCAGGAAATCAATCATCCTGCTTATTGGTAGAATTACCAATTCTACCATTCTGATTTTCATACAAAGAATAGCTTGTGAGGGAGAAGTAGCTGGAAGTAATTCAAATATTGCAGGAACAAAAATAATCAGATTGGAGCCTGAACTAAGAGAATGTTATTGGGGATATAGAGAAGTGAAAGCATTTGAGAGAAATTTGTTGTTGAGAGTTTAGTTATTCTATTATATTGCTGTCTTGGCATCCATTTTGAGGTCAAGCAGCCCATGAGGTCCCTGAACGACATTAGCCCTTCCCATGAGTGCATACCCTGGATTATAGCTGGTAGAATCAAAAGTAAACGTAAGTTCTTAATATTATTTCCCAACTGCGTTTGTGAAAAGCAGTCTCTCCCACCTCCCAATGACTTCCTGTGTGCCACTTGGATAAGATCCCCATGGCACTTACCAAAATCCTTTTGGTTTGAACTGACTAATCTGGCTTTGGCCCAGGAACCCCAAAGCACCCACCACAGACCCtaatacagatattttctctaggtcctctctttctctctctctttctctgcctactCCCTGCCTTGACTTCCTGTGTGGCTCCTCAAGGCATGCTGTGTACTTCCTCCAGGACCTATAAATAATAAACTTGTCTATTTCAACTCCGTTGCGGTCTTTTGTTGAATCACATTTAACATGTAGCGCTCTactaacaaatgttaatttaacaaaGTCACATTTGATTTTCAAAAGGACTTTGTGATAATTTTCATACGTGAGGTGTGCATTAGTCAGGGCCTGTCAGAAAACGATGCAAACTCAGAAAGAGTATCATCTGAGTTTAATTAAGAGACTATTTTCAAGTTGGAAAAGCTTAAGAGAATCAACAAGTGACTGAGAAGTGTCTCGGGAATAGAATCTGTTACTGTCATTGAACCTGAATGGGCAAGCAAATGAAGTACTTTCTGCATTGTGGACAAAGATGTAAGTATAGAAGAAGGGCCACTTGATAAGAGCTGTGGTCTTGAAGAAAGGAATATAGCCACCCCAAATTTATATCCAGCTGCGATAATAGAGAATAGAGAATGTGAtctcttcttctttctattccttcaatgtcctgccttctctctggCCAAGCACAGCTGAAAGTCAGAAGCGAAAGGGCTGTGGGTAATTGCAACCCATACATGTCAGCTTTCCAGAGTACCAAGAAGGGTGGAAAAAGATGGAGAATAGGTCTGGAAGTGAAGCAGAGAATAGGTAGTTTAGGGAGAAAGGTAAAAAAGCATAAGTGAATCTCAGATTTGGGAGCCATGCAGGAGATCAAGGCAGGGTTTAGgcagatagagagtgagagagacagacagactaACAGACAGGAGGACCTAGAACAAATGTCTTCACTCTCACTGATATCACTGGGTGATATCAAAGATATACATTCCATGCTGGGCACAAATTACCTCAATCTTGATCTAATGCAATGGTATCTTACATAAATTCCTAGTAGTACTTATCTCGTTTCtccagaactgattttttttttttttttttttttttttacttaaaaaatacttctttggCAATTTGGGAGAAGAAACTTGAGCACAAGAACTTATATCACCACAATGCATGAGAAGtcagtaaaatacatattttacaaataaatggtGATCAATTTCATTACATTCTTGCTCAGCTGGGTCACAAAACACAACCCTTGATATCCTCATTCACTGGTAGACAGCTAGCAGAACTGCAGGCAATGCAGCCAAGGGGATATAATCATTTCTCTAAAGAGATACCCATATAGTATTATATAAGGGGAATGTTTTAAGAGGTTTATTTTAACATACTAGGCCTAATACAATAAAGCcacaaatagctaaagcaatgatagaaaaaatgttcatttcaaaattcaaaagactAAAGAAAGATATTAGACACAATACTTTTACTTTCAAAACATGACAGCTTACATTAAAAGGTAGTCATTGGTTTCCCATTACTGTGAAGAACCTGATAAATTAGTTTGGGAATGTTAAAGTAGGCACACAAAAAATTAAACTCGAATCCAAGTGTAAAATCATTACTTAAAGTTCTAATGTATTACAGAGAATAAGCTCAGACACTCAGCACTCTATATcaatttccatttaaattctAAGGAAGATCCAAATagagttctttctttcattaattttagaaatgttttctgtactacttttttctttacataaaccttggaatagaaaagaatgtTAAGTTAGTTTGTAGaccaatctttttcaaaaatacagtAAGCGacctctaagaaaataaaaaagtaaatcaaaaggTGCTGAAGCATTAGATACTCACGGATATTAAAGCAGTACTGTTTATCTCATGTTGTTCTTAAACATTCAATATTATCTTAGTGAAGCAATGGATTTAACCTTGTCTGATATGGACATCTATTAATGGCTTGTCTTCGGGAAGTTAGGCAATTGGCTTTAATCGGCAATATCCTTAAGACAATAGAGAGAGTCTATGCACCATCACTTCTTACACATTCAAATGTGATGcctaaaaacatttataatcttTCAGCTTATTTCAGGAAAGGTAGATATGTTTAATCACTTTTTCAGTGGCTCAACTCCACAGTCTTTATGAATTTTAACATCATATTTCAGAGAATTACCAGGACTACTTAAGGTAAGAATAAATGGGCCTTCAAGAATTATTGTATAGCAGTGGTTAATAACCAATAATATACCAGGTTGCATCTGACATCTAGACAGACAATCTTATTTAACTGAGTGTGTTAAAATATCTCAGGAATGCCAAGGAGGATTCACTCTGAAGGAGAACAATGTGGCACCAACACTGAGGCACAATGCaagaaaaattatagagaaattTATCATAGTTGTTACTTCTTTTCTAGTCAAAAAGCTTTGGTGAAGTGGGTCGGAATGAAAGCCAAATAAAGTAAATCAGGACAAGGTTGAAATGGAAAAAGGTGCTATGAcaacacagagaaggaagaaatgaagaccATATCAAGAACTTAAGAAGGTGATTGCCGCAACCACGATGCCCAAACGAAAGAAGCAGAATCAGCAGCAGCCGCCGCCACCACAACAGCCCCCGCTGCCAGAGCGGGGGGAGACTGGAGACGAGGAGGATGGGAGTCCCATCGGACCACCTAGCCTTCTGGGCCCTCCCCCCATGGCCAATGGAAAGCCTGGTGATCCCAAGTCAGCCCCAAACTGGAATCCACCCACATGTCCACCatcagtagaatggataaataagttgttgtgtgtgcatgcaatGGGGTACTACGCTGCAATGAAAATGAACGAACTCCTGCTACAGgcaacctggatgaatctcacaaacacgGTGTTGAGCGAAAGGagccagacagaaaagaatgCAGACTCTCTTCACAGAGGTCCTCCAGGATCAAGGGGACCAATGATTCTACCACTGCTgagcctcccacctcctcccaggggCAGAGGCCCAATCCGgggaggcctgggccccaggTGCGGCCCATATAGTCGTGGCTGGTGGGGGGCCAATACTGAACCTCCTTTTCCTGGACCAGGCCATGGGGGTCCTTCCAGAGGAGGATTTCAAAAGAGCAATCCCCGAAGGCTCAAAAGTTGGTCTCTTATCAAAAATACCTGCCCGCCCAAGAATGGCCCCCAAGTTATGGAAGACAAATCCAACCGCCCCGTCTGCCGACACTTTGCCAAAAAGGGCCACTGTCGATATGAGGACCTCTGTGCCTTCTACCACCCAGGCGTCAGTGGACCTCCTCTGTGAGACTGTGCCTTCCCATCCAGGCTGGAAGGAGCCCTCTGACCTAGCGGCCATATATTTCCCTGTGGCCCTGTGATGGCTACTGTGAGGCTGTTCCACCCACCACCATCAGTCAGTGACACCCACCCCATCTCTCACCTCCCCCATTTGGGGTCCAGAGTTTTGTTTCATCACTGGTGCCCAGCGTGTGGGCTTTCTTCTGATTCAGCCTCCAGAGACTCGTCTTCAGGACCCCACCTTTGCTCTCTTCAACTGCCTCCTGGATCCTCTTCCCCATCGCTGATTGACTGCTGAACAGGAAACCTCTTTGGTGTTGTTTCTTGTGCATCTATCTGTCCACCCAGCCCTCGGCACTGCCCTCGATTCCTAAGAGCCCTGGAGTAGTTTCCTGCCATTCCCTTCTTCTAGCTGCTTGTTTTAAGTCCTTTTTATGTGACGAACCCTACCCCCAAAGTTGCCAGTTGCTCTGTGAAACTCACCAGGTTGACCTGGGGTCAAGTACGGATGACTGGTGCAGAGTTATTCCCTGAAAGgccactctccctgcttttgGATTTTGTAGATCCTGCATCAGTAGCATGATCCCCACCACTCGTCTGTGATCACTGTGCTTTGTGAAACTGTGCATCCCCTCGTACATAGCCTTTCTCAGTGTCCGTGGCATCATTGTGACTTCCCAACACTAGAGTAAGTTTTTCTGCCAAAATGAGTGAGGCTCTTGATGCCCTCTAGATTTTCCACACCTCCCAACACGGGAGAATTGTGAAACTTTCTGCAAGACTGCCTCCCTGGTCTCCCTATTCTCCTGGTGTCGGTTTTTTTGGGTTTGACACAAGCCCATGAGATGTCCTCTAAAGCCTCTTACGGGCTATCCTATCTCCTCTCCAGCCCACTTTAGTTCGAGTACGTCATTGTGAGGCCACCAGCCCTTTCGTCTGAATTCTGTGAATCTCCACCTGGCCTACCCTTGGGTGGAACCTGGACGGTACTGTTGCCCTCGTCTAACCTTCTTCCCTACATCCTGGCACTGGTTGTTTTCTGTGAAAATGGCAATGAACAGGTTCGGTTTTGCACTGGCCCTGAGGAAATGGGTCAGGAGCTGTGCGGGTAAGAGGGAAGGATGAGAGCCGTTGGAGAActgagaatgaattttttttctttttaacattttttatattagtaataaatgcagtgaaaacaaaaacaaaaaaaaaaaaaaaaaaaaaaaaaaaaagaacttaagaagGCTTCCCAGAGAGGTCAATTGATCTAAATTCTGAAGTACAGAGAAGAGATTTCCAAACAGCATACTAAAGAAACAGCACGTAGAAAAGTGTGAAATGTTTCCATTGTTGGTATAGTtggaaaattttaggattatagaGAATGGATGTGGAAGTCAATATAAACTGTTATGGGATTAGAGttggaatatttttaagtgcTAGCTTTTCAACAGATGATTTAACAGGTGTTGATAAGTCCCAATTTCTCTGAAGAGCTTCAGATTAAAGCCTTACATGCAGGTCTGCAACTCCTTGTGGATATCTTACAGGTACCTGGGCTCCTCCCCTCTCTTTCCCCCAAACCTCTTCTTTCTAGCTCTCCCATAGGGCCCAAAGTCAAATTAGAAACTTGACCATAATCCTTCTCACACCCTTTTCCTCAGGCCACACATATATGCCATACCAGGATCTATTCATCAGTATGTACCTCTAACCTAAGTCCTCTTTTTACTATCAACACTTCTTGCCTAGGTGACTGCAAAAACAATCCATTTGGCTTCCTTGCCTTCAGTCTTGATCCTGTCAATTTATTCACCACAATGCAATGAGAGTAATCATGTTAAAATGTGAACCGATCACATTACTCCCCTTAGCACATTCAGAGGCTCCCTGT
This region includes:
- the LOC488909 gene encoding proline-rich protein 3-like isoform X1; the encoded protein is MPKRKKQNQQQPPPPQQPPLPERGETGDEEDGSPIGPPSLLGPPPMANGKPGDPKSAPNWNPPTCPPSVEWINKLLCVHAMGYYAAMKMNELLLQATWMNLTNTVLSERSQTEKNADSLHRGPPGSRGPMILPLLSLPPPPRGRGPIRGGLGPRCGPYSRGWWGANTEPPFPGPGHGGPSRGGFQKSNPRRLKSWSLIKNTCPPKNGPQVMEDKSNRPVCRHFAKKGHCRYEDLCAFYHPGVSGPPL